The following proteins are co-located in the Gossypium hirsutum isolate 1008001.06 chromosome A02, Gossypium_hirsutum_v2.1, whole genome shotgun sequence genome:
- the LOC107940533 gene encoding chromatin modification-related protein eaf6 yields MSLGHKSSGNPAAILSSLMNKREKLQDELRNIEKQVFELETNYLQDSSHFGHVLKGFEGFLSSSKNTANLKRSRKFQPEDRLFSLSSVTSPVADELGVRQDDGRSDFGSARSKGGGLAANGQGKQKKGRTASSARDGKRTRPSSEQDFDDEDDPDMSLR; encoded by the exons ATGTCGTTAGGGCACAAAAGTTCGGGGAATCCAGCCGCCATCCTTTCTTCTCTCATGAACAAAAGAGAAAAGCTTCAAGACGAGCTTCGCAATATCGAAAAGCAG gTTTTTGAGTTAGAAACTAATTATTTGCAAGATTCGAGCCATTTCGGGCATGTTTTGAAAGGATTCGAAGGGTTTCTTTCTTCATCCAAGAACACGGCaaa CTTGAAGAGGTCTAGGAAATTTCAGCCTGAAGATAGATTGTTTTCTTTGTCATCAGTCACGTCACCAGTG GCTGACGAACTCGGAGTTAGACAAGATG ATGGAAGATCTGACTTTGGCTCAGCTCGGTCTAAGGGTGGAGGCTTAGCTGCCAATGGCCA aGGGAAACAGAAGAAGGGAAGGACCGCCTCATCAGCAAGAGATGGAAAGAGAACGAGGCCATCAAGCGAACAAGATTTTGATGATGAAGATGACCCTGACATGAGCTTGAGATAA